The following proteins are co-located in the Shouchella hunanensis genome:
- a CDS encoding M20 family metallopeptidase: protein MLNDILSRLDELYPEMIELRRGFHAEPELSYEEVHTPAKIAEYLRNIGVNVRTEVGGRGVVGTLVGGKPGKTVALRADFDALPIQEETGLPFASKHPGKMHACGHDGHTATLLVLAKVLAERKADLAGTIVFIHQFAEELAPGGAIAMINDGCLDGVDRIFGTHLWTPIPKGEIGYSYDRLMAAADKFEINITGFGGHGAMPHQTVDAVIVGSAVSLALQQVVSRNVDPLEPAVVTIASFHAGGAFNVVSDVANLTGTVRTFSQPVQEQVIKRMEDVTKGVCDAYGATYEFHYAKGYPAVINHPEATEWLKQSSEPFFNSANVYEIPPVMGGEDFSYYLQKVPGAFFFTGAGNEQEGITYPHHHPKFTIDEESMLIAAKHLGAVALYALAELNATTQAVN, encoded by the coding sequence ATGCTGAATGACATACTATCACGATTAGACGAGCTATACCCAGAAATGATTGAATTAAGACGAGGGTTTCATGCTGAACCGGAACTATCCTATGAAGAGGTCCATACGCCAGCGAAAATAGCAGAATATTTACGAAATATTGGCGTTAATGTGCGAACCGAAGTAGGTGGTAGAGGAGTTGTAGGAACGTTAGTGGGAGGGAAGCCCGGTAAAACTGTAGCCCTTCGTGCGGATTTTGATGCACTCCCTATTCAAGAAGAAACTGGCCTTCCCTTCGCTTCGAAACATCCTGGAAAAATGCATGCCTGTGGTCACGATGGACATACGGCTACATTACTTGTTTTAGCAAAAGTGCTTGCTGAACGAAAAGCGGATTTGGCAGGGACGATTGTGTTTATTCACCAGTTTGCTGAAGAGCTTGCTCCTGGTGGGGCAATTGCAATGATAAACGACGGCTGTTTAGATGGTGTAGACCGTATATTTGGTACCCACTTATGGACGCCCATTCCAAAAGGAGAAATTGGGTATTCCTATGATCGTTTAATGGCAGCTGCAGACAAATTTGAAATTAATATTACAGGGTTTGGCGGTCATGGAGCCATGCCCCATCAAACAGTAGATGCTGTTATTGTAGGTTCAGCAGTTTCTTTAGCACTACAGCAAGTTGTTAGTCGGAATGTTGACCCCCTTGAACCTGCAGTTGTTACAATCGCTTCTTTTCATGCTGGTGGCGCATTTAATGTTGTGAGTGATGTAGCCAATTTAACAGGGACGGTGCGGACCTTTAGTCAACCGGTTCAAGAGCAAGTGATTAAGCGAATGGAAGATGTTACAAAAGGGGTTTGCGATGCCTATGGCGCCACCTATGAGTTTCATTACGCTAAAGGATATCCTGCAGTCATTAACCATCCAGAGGCAACAGAGTGGTTAAAGCAGTCATCCGAGCCGTTTTTTAATTCTGCTAATGTCTACGAGATTCCTCCTGTAATGGGCGGTGAAGATTTTTCCTACTATTTGCAAAAAGTTCCTGGTGCATTTTTCTTTACTGGAGCAGGGAATGAACAAGAAGGCATTACGTATCCCCATCATCATCCGAAGTTTACCATTGACGAGGAATCGATGCTTATTGCCGCTAAACATTTAGGCGCAGTTGCGCTCTATGCATTGGCTGAATTAAACGCAACTACACAAGCGGTAAATTAA
- a CDS encoding helix-turn-helix domain-containing protein: MKGEIARKVHHLRKKNALTQAELSKGICTQAQISNIEKGILNPSSITLFHIAQRLNVDMNYFFDHQLEPAHCPQTTKDQIRLDAIKGEFQKVQEQLRAANLAQDDSFCLWHEALCAHYVDRATEEAISKLEKGYNKADTTSNQFFMLADLGSIYAQAGMEENAHHCFQTLLHRLDEQSPHVQYVPLYIRAYLGNAQYMFKKGEYAEAEYYCVAGEQMCLDYQVLIGLAQFFYIYGQCLVKRFQYDDARIYLKKAKKLLYIEQNRVKMDQIDELLALCRT, from the coding sequence ATGAAAGGGGAAATTGCTCGAAAAGTTCATCATCTGCGAAAAAAGAATGCCTTGACGCAAGCGGAACTTTCAAAAGGCATTTGCACACAAGCACAAATTAGTAACATTGAGAAAGGTATACTAAACCCTTCTAGCATAACGCTCTTCCACATCGCCCAACGCTTAAACGTTGACATGAATTATTTCTTCGATCACCAACTTGAACCTGCTCATTGTCCTCAAACGACAAAAGATCAAATAAGACTTGATGCGATAAAAGGAGAATTTCAAAAAGTGCAGGAACAATTAAGAGCTGCTAATTTAGCTCAAGATGATTCTTTTTGCCTGTGGCATGAAGCACTATGTGCACATTATGTGGACCGTGCCACGGAAGAGGCCATTTCAAAGCTGGAAAAGGGCTACAATAAAGCAGATACAACGAGTAACCAATTCTTTATGCTCGCTGATTTAGGGTCGATCTATGCCCAGGCTGGTATGGAAGAGAATGCGCATCATTGTTTTCAGACATTGCTTCATCGGTTAGATGAACAATCACCTCATGTTCAATACGTTCCTTTATATATACGCGCATACCTTGGCAACGCCCAATACATGTTTAAAAAAGGTGAGTATGCTGAGGCAGAATACTATTGTGTAGCTGGGGAGCAGATGTGTTTGGATTACCAAGTTCTTATCGGACTAGCTCAATTTTTCTATATTTATGGACAATGCTTAGTAAAACGATTCCAATATGATGACGCACGTATCTATTTAAAGAAAGCGAAAAAGCTACTTTATATTGAACAAAATAGGGTGAAAATGGATCAAATCGATGAGCTATTGGCTTTATGTAGGACGTAG
- a CDS encoding helix-turn-helix transcriptional regulator: protein MQRTKLRKVRLEHHMTLEQVAKQIHVSTPFYWQIENGKRGLSYELAVKIANVFTMTPDDLFLDEINS from the coding sequence ATGCAACGGACTAAATTAAGAAAAGTGCGGTTAGAACATCATATGACTCTGGAACAAGTAGCAAAACAGATTCATGTCAGTACACCATTTTATTGGCAAATCGAAAACGGCAAAAGAGGGCTTTCTTATGAATTAGCAGTGAAAATTGCCAACGTATTTACCATGACACCTGATGATTTATTCCTAGATGAGATAAACAGTTAA
- a CDS encoding helix-turn-helix domain-containing protein, with amino-acid sequence MAIDSKRLKQLRKEQKLTQEQLGRLINVTKVSISGYENGNRTPDTDTINRIADVFGVTTDYLFGRTDRKKPAFLYEPDLTENEEQLLREHLHALRKNK; translated from the coding sequence ATGGCGATTGATTCTAAGCGATTAAAGCAATTGCGTAAAGAACAAAAATTGACACAAGAACAGCTTGGGCGGCTTATCAACGTCACAAAAGTATCTATCTCAGGCTATGAAAATGGCAATCGAACGCCAGACACAGATACCATTAACCGAATTGCTGATGTTTTTGGTGTGACGACCGACTACCTTTTTGGTCGAACGGATCGAAAAAAACCAGCCTTTCTTTACGAGCCTGATTTAACGGAGAATGAAGAACAGTTACTTCGAGAACATCTGCATGCCTTACGTAAAAATAAATAG
- a CDS encoding DUF2663 family protein, protein MQHVDTVGHITNELVKRKQTLERFEKKSKRYAGWTLCTSFLFGISISPLTQKGSSSFSTLLLAPIPLILLLCLVVLIGQMINCKKKTDKKETDFETLRQECIDRLTEILPDHLSHEEKEAYLNEMEQRFSINLYFRS, encoded by the coding sequence GTGCAACATGTAGATACAGTAGGGCACATAACGAATGAACTTGTTAAGCGTAAGCAGACGCTCGAACGTTTTGAAAAGAAAAGCAAGCGCTATGCAGGGTGGACTTTATGTACAAGCTTCCTTTTTGGTATTAGCATAAGTCCGCTTACGCAGAAAGGGTCATCCTCTTTTTCAACCCTACTTCTCGCGCCAATTCCTTTGATTTTACTTTTATGTTTGGTCGTTCTAATCGGGCAAATGATAAACTGCAAGAAGAAAACAGACAAAAAAGAAACTGATTTTGAGACATTAAGGCAAGAATGTATCGATCGTTTGACTGAAATCTTGCCCGATCATTTATCCCATGAGGAAAAAGAAGCTTATTTAAACGAGATGGAGCAACGGTTTTCCATTAACCTCTACTTCCGCTCTTAA
- a CDS encoding RecQ family ATP-dependent DNA helicase, with protein sequence MLERELQRLFGFQTFKEGQKDIIEALMAGNDVFAMLPTGRGKSLCYQLPAFLARGLTVVVSPLLSLMEDQVAQLKKAGRKQVVALNSFSSKQERQKLLQQLNDYKIVYLSPEMLQAQDVLSALRSQLISYFIIDEAHCISYWGHDFRADYLRLREVKAALDHPPTLAITATADENVRKDIKIQLQLRQPVEILDRVNRENIALFVERYETNEQKVIRLKEIVREYELPGLVYAQTRAQAEWYCEQLQRDCPELSVGYYHGGMDSMDRMLVQEQFLSNQLDLICATNAFGMGVNKQDIRFIIHLQQPLDVASYLQEIGRAGRDGSPSFALVLLSPEDPFYASRLIQNRVEETMSLETLPQLLAMPFNSKSEQRMRLEQSYGEQGQTILFLLEKWDVIVDDKGTWKNQHETISKLKTYFEKQEQRRQHRLDTMTEYSENHNQCRRHLLLHPFDEHVRLQAICCDICGATLDSFQKQKHESTKDIFQWDEELANIFNQPYLERGAKR encoded by the coding sequence ATGTTAGAGCGTGAATTACAACGATTGTTTGGTTTTCAGACATTTAAGGAAGGGCAAAAAGACATAATTGAAGCGCTAATGGCGGGTAATGATGTGTTTGCCATGTTACCTACTGGAAGAGGAAAGTCTTTATGCTACCAACTCCCTGCTTTTTTAGCGAGAGGATTAACGGTTGTTGTTTCACCACTACTTTCTCTTATGGAGGATCAAGTAGCACAATTAAAAAAAGCAGGTCGAAAACAAGTTGTAGCACTTAATAGTTTTTCTTCAAAACAAGAGCGGCAAAAGCTTCTTCAGCAGCTAAATGACTATAAAATTGTTTATTTATCACCAGAAATGCTTCAAGCACAAGATGTACTCAGCGCTTTAAGAAGTCAGCTTATATCGTATTTTATTATCGATGAGGCGCACTGTATTTCCTACTGGGGGCATGATTTTCGCGCTGATTATTTGCGATTAAGAGAAGTGAAGGCGGCTCTCGATCATCCACCTACTTTAGCCATTACAGCTACCGCTGATGAAAACGTTCGAAAAGATATAAAAATACAGCTTCAATTACGTCAGCCAGTTGAAATCCTTGATCGAGTGAATCGGGAAAATATCGCTCTTTTCGTTGAAAGGTATGAAACGAATGAACAAAAAGTCATTCGTCTTAAAGAGATTGTTCGAGAGTACGAGCTCCCTGGTTTAGTATACGCGCAAACAAGGGCACAAGCGGAGTGGTACTGTGAACAACTTCAACGAGATTGTCCAGAGCTTTCGGTAGGCTACTACCACGGTGGAATGGATAGCATGGATCGAATGCTCGTTCAGGAGCAATTTCTTTCAAATCAGTTAGATTTAATTTGTGCAACAAATGCCTTTGGAATGGGTGTGAATAAACAAGATATTCGCTTTATTATTCATTTACAGCAACCCCTGGATGTTGCATCTTATTTACAAGAAATTGGCCGAGCTGGTCGAGACGGTTCACCAAGTTTCGCTCTCGTTCTTCTTTCTCCTGAAGATCCATTTTATGCATCTCGACTCATTCAAAATCGAGTCGAAGAGACAATGTCGTTAGAGACATTGCCCCAGCTGCTTGCGATGCCTTTTAACAGTAAAAGTGAACAGCGAATGAGGCTTGAGCAATCATACGGTGAGCAAGGTCAAACGATTTTATTTTTACTTGAAAAATGGGACGTAATCGTAGATGATAAAGGAACATGGAAGAATCAACATGAAACCATTTCAAAATTAAAAACGTATTTTGAAAAACAAGAACAACGAAGGCAACATCGACTTGACACTATGACTGAGTATAGTGAAAATCACAACCAGTGCAGACGCCATTTATTGCTTCATCCCTTTGATGAGCATGTGAGGCTGCAGGCCATTTGTTGTGACATCTGCGGAGCAACTCTCGATTCATTTCAAAAACAAAAACACGAATCAACTAAGGATATCTTTCAATGGGATGAAGAGCTTGCCAACATCTTTAATCAACCGTATTTAGAAAGGGGGGCAAAGAGATGA
- a CDS encoding helix-turn-helix domain-containing protein, translating into MREDLIVTALALFRGKRSAMAAYHLLQGKRTIQTVQDGTFFNQLFLFGTLPHLTKEAFQHTLETLEKDQFITFEQDICVPTKKAEARKNACLATHSYLYQLNGWMFGKVERRFWERFSLLIQSLSHLYEKVSFAPTTHNVWNQQWVRGILNQYEHDVTPLNNQLYWECETILREQSTINAELFVRQLSRPRRVGQTKAQLSQVYKMDALEVQLRTQAVIHTFCSCAYNQQDTYLALSQCFAHNEVNRLTASANKTAQLLNQNVKLERIAAIRQLKTATVEDHVVEIAMSDNRFSIEPFVTPSIQKQIETVLQQQDDRKLRDIRNEIGEHVSYFQIRLVLAKRERDRYVRA; encoded by the coding sequence ATGAGAGAAGACCTAATCGTAACGGCACTTGCGTTATTTCGAGGAAAACGTTCGGCCATGGCTGCGTATCATTTGTTACAAGGCAAGCGAACGATTCAAACGGTGCAAGATGGTACGTTCTTTAATCAACTCTTTCTTTTTGGTACGTTGCCACATTTAACAAAAGAAGCGTTTCAACATACTCTTGAAACATTGGAAAAAGATCAGTTCATTACGTTTGAGCAGGATATTTGTGTGCCAACGAAAAAGGCAGAGGCTCGAAAAAATGCATGTCTTGCTACTCATTCTTATTTATACCAATTGAACGGGTGGATGTTTGGTAAAGTGGAACGTCGTTTTTGGGAGCGTTTCTCGTTGCTCATTCAATCCCTTAGTCACTTATACGAAAAGGTGTCATTTGCGCCAACAACCCATAACGTTTGGAACCAGCAATGGGTACGTGGCATTTTAAATCAGTACGAACATGATGTAACGCCTTTAAACAATCAGCTCTATTGGGAATGCGAGACTATACTGCGAGAGCAGTCTACAATAAACGCCGAACTATTTGTTCGACAGCTTTCTAGACCAAGGCGAGTTGGCCAAACAAAAGCACAGCTTTCCCAGGTTTATAAAATGGACGCGTTAGAGGTTCAGCTTCGTACTCAGGCAGTCATTCATACGTTTTGTTCCTGTGCATACAATCAGCAAGATACTTACCTAGCTCTCTCACAATGTTTCGCACATAATGAAGTGAATCGATTAACGGCTTCAGCAAATAAAACGGCGCAGCTATTAAACCAAAACGTAAAACTAGAGCGCATTGCTGCTATACGACAGTTAAAAACAGCGACAGTGGAAGATCATGTTGTTGAGATCGCAATGAGTGATAACCGATTTTCAATTGAGCCATTTGTCACGCCCTCAATACAAAAGCAAATTGAAACCGTTTTGCAACAGCAGGACGATCGGAAACTTAGAGACATTCGAAACGAAATTGGGGAGCACGTGAGTTATTTTCAAATTCGACTCGTTTTAGCAAAGAGAGAAAGGGATCGTTATGTTAGAGCGTGA
- a CDS encoding ferredoxin, whose product MTNKCFTIVDMDTCIACGACGAVAPDIYDYNDEGLAYVYIDDNTGSALIPDVLVDDVIDAKNGCPTDSIKIASKPFDGDPMKYE is encoded by the coding sequence ATGACGAATAAATGCTTTACCATTGTAGATATGGATACTTGTATTGCATGTGGTGCATGCGGTGCTGTCGCTCCTGATATCTATGATTACAATGATGAGGGACTTGCTTATGTTTACATAGACGACAATACTGGATCAGCGTTAATACCAGATGTTCTTGTAGACGATGTCATTGATGCGAAAAATGGATGCCCGACGGATTCAATTAAAATTGCATCGAAACCATTTGATGGCGACCCGATGAAATACGAATGA
- the serA gene encoding phosphoglycerate dehydrogenase, whose protein sequence is MDKERQYRVLVADSMSEAGLAPLLQAPDVIVDQRSIQETDDLAQYDALLIRSGTTVTEEVLLKMPNVKIIARAGVGVDNVDVQAATKHGVVVINAPDGNTISTAEHTFAMMCSLLRNIPQANASLKDGKWERKLYQGAELNKKKLGIIGFGRIGTQLARRAKAFDMQVVVYDPFLTVERAEKLGIQKADLHDVLRQSDIITVHTPLTKETKGLLNMETIPLTKKGVYLINCARGGIIDEKALYHFLENGHVAGAALDVFTEEPVTDQALIEHANVVATPHIAASTKEAQLNVASQVAEEVLAFLQGEPARNSINLPTLSKELYEKIKPQYELAKTMGSLLSQLMRIPVQEINVYYSGSTTQGDTSILTRSLMAGFLQPRVDAAVNDVNASLIARERGINYGEKQLTDHFGYENLIHAVAVGEERSFEIKATYIKDYGPRIVSLNEFSVDIVAQGHILYIQHFDRPGVIGKMGQLLAQHDVNIATMQVGRKSVGGEAIMLVNVDKHVEDGIVEELVKFDEIKLVHVIDL, encoded by the coding sequence ATGGACAAAGAGAGACAGTATCGCGTACTAGTAGCAGATAGTATGAGTGAAGCAGGGTTAGCACCACTATTACAAGCACCGGATGTTATTGTTGATCAAAGAAGTATTCAAGAAACCGACGATCTAGCACAGTATGACGCCCTTCTGATCCGAAGCGGAACAACCGTAACAGAAGAAGTACTATTAAAAATGCCAAATGTAAAAATTATTGCCCGAGCCGGTGTAGGTGTTGATAACGTCGACGTGCAAGCTGCTACTAAGCACGGTGTTGTCGTCATCAATGCACCTGATGGCAACACGATTTCTACTGCAGAGCATACCTTTGCCATGATGTGCTCATTATTGCGCAACATTCCTCAAGCAAACGCATCATTAAAAGATGGTAAATGGGAACGCAAATTGTATCAAGGAGCAGAATTAAATAAAAAGAAACTTGGTATTATTGGTTTCGGTAGAATTGGTACACAACTTGCTCGTCGCGCAAAAGCATTTGATATGCAAGTAGTTGTATACGATCCATTTTTAACAGTGGAACGAGCGGAAAAATTAGGGATACAAAAAGCAGATTTACACGATGTCTTGCGCCAATCGGATATTATAACTGTCCATACACCACTAACAAAAGAAACAAAAGGTTTATTAAATATGGAAACCATCCCATTAACGAAAAAAGGTGTATATTTAATCAACTGTGCTAGAGGTGGCATTATTGATGAAAAAGCTTTGTATCATTTTTTAGAAAATGGCCATGTTGCCGGAGCAGCTTTAGATGTGTTTACCGAAGAACCGGTAACAGATCAAGCACTCATTGAACACGCTAACGTTGTTGCAACACCACATATTGCCGCTTCAACAAAGGAAGCACAGCTAAATGTTGCCTCACAAGTGGCTGAAGAGGTTCTCGCATTTCTTCAAGGGGAGCCAGCGAGGAATTCAATTAATTTGCCGACTTTGTCAAAAGAGCTGTATGAGAAAATCAAACCTCAATACGAGTTAGCAAAGACGATGGGTTCATTATTATCACAACTAATGCGTATCCCGGTCCAAGAGATCAATGTGTATTATAGTGGATCAACCACTCAAGGAGATACGAGCATATTAACAAGAAGCTTAATGGCTGGGTTTTTACAACCACGGGTGGATGCCGCTGTCAACGATGTCAATGCATCATTAATTGCTAGAGAACGTGGCATTAATTATGGTGAAAAACAACTAACCGATCATTTCGGTTATGAAAATCTTATTCATGCTGTTGCAGTCGGTGAAGAACGTTCGTTTGAGATAAAAGCAACGTATATTAAGGATTACGGTCCACGTATTGTTTCCCTTAACGAATTTTCTGTTGACATCGTTGCACAAGGGCATATTCTCTATATTCAGCATTTTGATCGCCCAGGTGTTATTGGCAAAATGGGGCAGTTGCTAGCGCAGCACGATGTCAACATCGCAACGATGCAAGTGGGTCGTAAGTCGGTTGGTGGTGAGGCAATTATGCTCGTAAATGTAGATAAACACGTTGAAGATGGAATCGTAGAGGAACTTGTAAAATTTGATGAAATCAAGCTCGTGCATGTGATTGACTTATAA
- a CDS encoding cob(I)yrinic acid a,c-diamide adenosyltransferase, with amino-acid sequence MKIYTRGGDKGKTSILGARLNKTDTRIEAIGAVDELNSTIGQAIYRAQQEDLTNISSELMVVSNQLFDYGADLANVKETIPYKITAAHTEELEQRIDMHTESLEPLAYFILPGGCATACALHLCRTEARKAERRVNDIETAIPAELQVYMNRLSDYFFTLARLANKQTGVVDVAYVGEKHFHS; translated from the coding sequence ATGAAGATTTATACTCGGGGTGGAGATAAAGGAAAAACAAGCATTTTAGGAGCGCGATTGAATAAAACAGATACTCGGATTGAAGCGATTGGTGCAGTCGATGAATTAAATAGTACCATTGGCCAAGCTATCTATCGTGCACAGCAGGAGGATTTAACGAACATCTCAAGTGAACTAATGGTTGTATCCAATCAATTATTTGATTACGGGGCTGATTTAGCAAACGTAAAGGAGACAATTCCTTATAAAATTACAGCTGCTCACACCGAAGAGTTGGAACAGCGCATTGATATGCACACAGAGTCATTGGAACCACTTGCGTATTTTATTTTACCAGGTGGGTGTGCTACTGCCTGTGCGCTACATCTGTGTCGAACGGAAGCAAGAAAAGCAGAGCGACGTGTGAATGATATAGAGACTGCTATTCCTGCAGAACTGCAAGTGTATATGAACCGCCTATCAGACTACTTCTTTACTTTAGCACGATTAGCAAATAAACAAACAGGAGTAGTTGACGTAGCTTATGTAGGAGAGAAGCATTTCCATTCATAA
- a CDS encoding ABC transporter ATP-binding protein, whose product MLDVRGVCVRIGDRTILDNISFTVKKGEMVGILGENGSGKTTLLQAITGVKSFQSGHILFNDEPLEKMKAKQRARKVAVLTQEPSSSFHTTVQSVVELGRYPYLNGLLPQLSKTDRMMIDDAMRETKVSTLAHRSMLTLSGGERQRVWLAQALAQAPELLLLDEPTNHLDLAHQVALMDYLHQQVKKNDLTVVCILHDVNLASLYCDNVLLLKEGNVQGYGETQQQLTSDKLRALYGSAFSETTEPYSGRKQFSVLPYYVDFR is encoded by the coding sequence ATGTTAGATGTTCGAGGAGTGTGCGTTCGCATCGGAGATCGTACGATACTAGACAATATTTCGTTTACTGTAAAAAAAGGAGAAATGGTTGGCATTCTAGGAGAAAATGGTAGCGGAAAAACAACTTTGCTTCAGGCTATAACAGGAGTGAAATCGTTCCAATCTGGGCATATTCTTTTTAATGATGAACCGCTGGAAAAAATGAAGGCAAAACAACGGGCACGCAAAGTAGCTGTTTTAACTCAGGAACCCTCTTCATCTTTTCATACAACGGTTCAAAGCGTAGTTGAATTGGGGCGTTATCCGTATTTAAATGGTTTGCTCCCACAGCTTTCTAAAACAGATCGAATGATGATCGATGATGCGATGCGGGAAACGAAAGTGAGCACGTTAGCGCATCGTTCTATGCTGACACTTAGCGGTGGAGAACGACAGCGGGTGTGGCTGGCGCAAGCGTTAGCGCAAGCACCTGAACTTTTATTACTAGACGAGCCGACCAATCATTTAGATCTTGCGCACCAAGTAGCACTTATGGACTACTTACATCAACAGGTTAAAAAAAATGACTTAACCGTTGTATGCATTTTACATGATGTGAATTTAGCAAGTTTATATTGTGACAACGTGCTCCTTCTAAAAGAAGGAAATGTTCAAGGTTATGGCGAAACACAGCAGCAACTTACAAGCGATAAGTTAAGGGCACTTTATGGGTCGGCGTTTTCAGAAACAACCGAACCGTATTCAGGCCGTAAACAATTTAGCGTTCTACCATATTATGTTGATTTTCGTTAG
- a CDS encoding FecCD family ABC transporter permease gives MKAHTTWIRMIGPYLFSICLVVVIFLLAISLGSVHIPVRTVFLTIVQEGARVPLGAALEDAHTQIILQIRLPRVLLAFLVGASLGIAGAAFQGLLRNPLADPFTIGVSSGSALGAVTVIFFQLSFIGIWTLPVVAILSGFVTLCLVLSFTRLVQRSLATETIILTGIIASSFLGACLSLMVALSQEELRHIIHWLMGSVGMRGWSYVYLISPFLVSGFVLVWFCRNELNALMYGEASAHYLGVAVRKKKFVILLAATLLTGSAVAVSGTIGFVGLVIPHMVRLLWGSNHQHLLPLAGITGGGFLILADLTARTIVAPAELPIGVITALVGSPIFAWMLYRQNKRKQGT, from the coding sequence ATGAAAGCACACACAACGTGGATAAGGATGATAGGGCCTTATCTTTTCTCTATTTGTTTGGTTGTCGTTATTTTTCTACTCGCTATAAGCTTAGGGAGTGTACATATTCCTGTGCGAACCGTTTTTTTGACGATTGTACAAGAAGGAGCGCGTGTGCCACTTGGTGCTGCGTTAGAGGATGCCCATACACAAATTATTCTGCAAATTCGATTACCACGTGTATTGCTAGCGTTTCTTGTTGGTGCGTCTTTAGGCATTGCGGGAGCTGCTTTTCAAGGGCTTTTACGAAATCCGTTAGCAGATCCCTTTACGATTGGTGTTTCATCAGGTTCAGCACTAGGAGCTGTAACGGTTATTTTTTTTCAACTTAGCTTTATTGGCATTTGGACCTTACCAGTTGTTGCGATCCTTTCTGGCTTTGTGACGCTTTGCCTCGTCTTGTCTTTTACTCGTCTTGTGCAGCGCTCGCTTGCGACAGAGACCATCATTTTAACAGGTATTATTGCAAGTTCTTTTTTAGGTGCTTGCTTATCATTAATGGTGGCACTTTCCCAAGAAGAGCTTCGCCACATTATTCATTGGCTCATGGGCAGTGTAGGTATGCGTGGCTGGTCTTACGTGTATTTAATTTCACCTTTTTTAGTGAGTGGATTTGTTCTCGTTTGGTTCTGTCGGAATGAACTAAATGCGCTTATGTATGGGGAAGCGAGTGCCCACTATTTAGGTGTTGCTGTGAGGAAAAAGAAATTCGTTATCCTTTTAGCAGCAACGCTTTTAACCGGGAGTGCGGTAGCAGTATCTGGCACAATTGGTTTTGTTGGGCTCGTCATACCACATATGGTTCGGCTGTTGTGGGGCTCAAATCATCAGCACTTACTGCCTTTAGCTGGAATAACAGGTGGTGGCTTTTTAATTCTTGCTGATTTAACCGCTCGAACAATAGTAGCGCCAGCAGAATTGCCAATTGGTGTGATTACGGCACTTGTTGGTTCTCCCATTTTTGCTTGGATGCTTTATCGGCAAAATAAACGAAAGCAGGGGACTTAA